The following proteins come from a genomic window of Deltaproteobacteria bacterium:
- a CDS encoding heavy metal translocating P-type ATPase, translated as MSGECSRHGGAPSAPEAEWTDPVCGMKVTRADAPSVEHEGQTVRFCCAGCRDKFAADPSRYAAPRAERAERAPEAAAPGVEYVCPMCPEVRSDGPAACPSCGMALEPAAPARRARTEWICPMHPEVVSDRPGACPTCGMALEPRTVTAPADNPELRDMTRRLWVAAALAVPLLIVSMGDMLPGAPISRLLSPRWRVWLELVLATPVCTWIAWPFYQRAVASVRNRSPNMFTLIGLGVSVAFVYSVVATLAPDLFPASFRHGGQVAVYFEASAVIVTLILVGQVLELRARARTGEAIERLLGLQPATARRIADDGSEHDVPLDDVRVGDRLRVRPGEKIPVDGVVLEGGSAVDESMVTGEPIPVDKGPGDPVVGGTVNGTGTLVIRADKVGADTLLARIVDMVAQAQRSRAPIQRLADVVAGYFVPAVVAVAVATFVAWAAFGPEPRMAHALVNAVAVLIIACPCALGLATPMSIMVATGKGATMGVLFRDAEAIERLRDVDTLVVDKTGTLTEGRPALAGVDTSGGVSADDLLRWAAGLERASEHPLAAAIVAGARDRGLEPAPADSFESITGKGVRGRVDGREVALGNRALMHDLGVDLGPLDSQAEARRARGETVLFAAVDGRAAGAVAVADPIKPTTREAIAALHAEGVRIVMLTGDSATTARAVAAELGIDEVVAEVLPDQKADVVARLQAEGHVVAMAGDGVNDAPALARADVGIAMGTGTDVAMESAAVTLVKGDLRGIVRARRLSRLTMANIRQNLVFAFAYNSLGVPIAAGVLYPAFGLLLSPVIAAAAMSLSSVSVISNALRLRRARV; from the coding sequence ATGTCCGGCGAATGCTCACGACATGGCGGTGCGCCGTCCGCGCCGGAAGCGGAGTGGACGGACCCGGTGTGCGGGATGAAGGTGACGCGTGCGGACGCGCCGTCGGTGGAGCACGAGGGGCAGACGGTGCGGTTTTGCTGCGCGGGGTGCCGGGACAAGTTCGCGGCGGACCCGTCGCGGTACGCGGCGCCGCGCGCGGAGCGAGCGGAGCGCGCGCCGGAGGCGGCGGCGCCCGGCGTCGAGTACGTCTGCCCGATGTGTCCGGAGGTGCGCAGCGACGGACCCGCGGCGTGTCCGAGCTGCGGCATGGCGCTCGAACCGGCCGCGCCCGCGCGCCGCGCGCGCACCGAATGGATCTGCCCGATGCACCCGGAGGTGGTGAGCGACCGGCCGGGCGCGTGCCCGACGTGCGGCATGGCGCTCGAACCGCGCACGGTCACCGCCCCGGCGGACAACCCCGAGTTGCGCGACATGACGCGGCGGCTGTGGGTGGCCGCCGCGCTCGCGGTGCCGCTGTTGATCGTGTCGATGGGCGACATGCTGCCCGGCGCGCCGATCTCTCGCCTGCTGTCGCCGCGGTGGCGGGTTTGGCTCGAGCTCGTCCTCGCCACACCGGTGTGCACGTGGATCGCCTGGCCGTTTTACCAGCGCGCGGTGGCGTCGGTGCGAAACCGCAGCCCGAACATGTTCACGCTCATCGGACTGGGCGTGAGCGTGGCGTTCGTCTACAGCGTGGTCGCCACGCTGGCGCCGGACCTGTTTCCCGCGTCGTTCCGCCACGGCGGTCAGGTGGCGGTGTACTTCGAAGCGTCGGCAGTGATCGTCACGCTGATTCTCGTCGGTCAGGTACTGGAGCTGCGCGCACGCGCGCGCACCGGCGAGGCGATCGAGCGGCTGCTCGGACTGCAGCCGGCGACCGCGCGCCGCATCGCCGACGACGGCAGCGAGCACGACGTCCCGCTCGACGACGTCCGCGTCGGCGATCGCCTGCGCGTACGTCCCGGCGAGAAGATCCCGGTCGACGGCGTCGTGCTCGAGGGCGGTAGCGCGGTCGATGAGTCGATGGTGACCGGCGAGCCGATCCCGGTCGACAAGGGGCCGGGCGATCCGGTCGTCGGCGGAACCGTCAACGGCACGGGAACGCTCGTGATTCGGGCGGACAAGGTCGGGGCGGACACGCTGCTGGCGCGCATCGTCGACATGGTCGCGCAGGCCCAGCGCAGCCGCGCGCCGATCCAGCGGCTTGCCGACGTCGTCGCCGGGTACTTCGTGCCCGCGGTGGTTGCGGTTGCCGTTGCAACGTTTGTCGCGTGGGCTGCGTTCGGCCCGGAGCCGCGCATGGCGCACGCCCTGGTCAACGCGGTCGCGGTGCTCATCATCGCGTGTCCGTGCGCGCTCGGGCTCGCGACGCCGATGTCGATCATGGTCGCGACCGGCAAGGGCGCCACCATGGGCGTGCTGTTTCGCGACGCCGAGGCGATTGAGCGGTTGCGCGACGTCGATACGCTCGTGGTGGACAAGACCGGCACCCTGACCGAGGGGCGGCCGGCGCTGGCCGGCGTCGACACGTCGGGCGGCGTGTCGGCCGACGACCTGCTGCGGTGGGCCGCCGGGCTCGAGCGCGCCAGCGAGCATCCGTTGGCTGCGGCGATCGTCGCCGGCGCGCGCGACCGAGGCCTCGAGCCGGCGCCGGCCGACTCGTTCGAGTCGATCACGGGCAAGGGCGTGCGCGGGCGCGTCGACGGCCGGGAAGTGGCGCTCGGCAATCGCGCGCTCATGCACGACCTCGGAGTGGACCTCGGCCCGCTCGACAGCCAGGCGGAGGCGCGGCGCGCGCGCGGCGAGACGGTGTTGTTCGCCGCGGTCGACGGGCGCGCGGCAGGCGCCGTCGCCGTCGCCGATCCGATCAAACCGACGACGCGCGAGGCGATCGCCGCGCTGCACGCCGAGGGCGTCCGGATCGTGATGCTCACCGGCGACAGCGCGACCACCGCGCGCGCCGTCGCCGCCGAACTCGGGATCGACGAGGTCGTCGCCGAGGTGTTGCCGGATCAAAAGGCCGATGTCGTCGCGCGGCTGCAGGCGGAGGGGCACGTCGTCGCCATGGCCGGCGACGGCGTCAACGACGCCCCGGCACTCGCGCGCGCCGACGTCGGTATTGCCATGGGCACCGGCACCGACGTCGCGATGGAGAGCGCGGCGGTGACGCTGGTCAAGGGCGATCTGCGCGGTATCGTGCGCGCGCGCCGGCTGTCGCGCCTCACGATGGCCAACATTCGCCAGAACCTGGTGTTCGCGTTCGCGTACAACAGCCTCGGCGTGCCCATCGCCGCGGGCGTGCTCTATCCGGCGTTCGGCCTGCTGCTGTCGCCCGTGATTGCCGCGGCCGCGATGAGCTTGAGTTCGGTGTCGGTGATTAGCAACGCGCTGCGGCTGCGCCGCGCGCGCGTGTAA